The following are encoded in a window of Brevibacillus sp. DP1.3A genomic DNA:
- the yhbY gene encoding ribosome assembly RNA-binding protein YhbY, protein MLTGKQKRFLRAEAHHLTPIFQVGKGGVNENMITQIKEALEVRELIKVAILQNNNDDKHQVAEDLAAGAGAELVQLIGHTVVLYKESRENKTIKLP, encoded by the coding sequence ATGTTGACTGGCAAGCAAAAGCGCTTTTTGCGCGCAGAAGCACATCATCTCACCCCCATTTTCCAAGTAGGAAAAGGCGGCGTAAACGAAAACATGATCACTCAGATCAAAGAAGCGTTGGAAGTACGTGAATTGATCAAGGTAGCGATTTTGCAAAACAATAATGACGATAAACATCAAGTGGCAGAAGATCTGGCAGCAGGTGCTGGAGCAGAGCTTGTGCAATTGATTGGCCATACGGTTGTCTTGTACAAAGAGTCCCGGGAGAACAAGACGATCAAGCTGCCATAA
- a CDS encoding TetR/AcrR family transcriptional regulator yields the protein MKGFIEEIRDKGMKFSMDDLAKRLGISKRTLYEHFSSKVEILETIIQQSFEEGDEKTQQILADDSLSLIDKIKGVMMVLPTHYEFYDLRILEQMKRYYPEQYAQVEASLSEDWQTLRVLIEQGIREGQIVNMNVTLMLKVIVDALNSTLDLRFYTKNQITVSEALSAIVDVLLFGLVPTEKR from the coding sequence ATGAAAGGTTTTATTGAAGAGATTCGTGATAAAGGCATGAAATTTTCCATGGATGATTTGGCGAAGCGGCTCGGGATTAGCAAACGCACGTTATACGAGCACTTCTCATCTAAGGTAGAAATTCTGGAAACAATCATTCAGCAGTCCTTTGAAGAGGGCGATGAAAAAACACAGCAAATTCTCGCAGACGACAGTCTCTCTCTTATCGATAAAATCAAAGGCGTCATGATGGTTTTACCGACACACTATGAATTTTATGATTTGCGCATCCTCGAACAGATGAAGCGATATTATCCTGAGCAATATGCCCAAGTCGAGGCTTCTTTATCCGAGGATTGGCAGACGCTTCGCGTACTCATCGAACAGGGTATTCGAGAAGGACAAATCGTCAATATGAACGTTACACTCATGTTGAAGGTGATTGTCGATGCCCTCAATTCCACTCTTGATCTGCGTTTTTATACAAAAAACCAGATTACAGTCTCAGAGGCGCTTTCCGCCATTGTAGATGTCCTCTTGTTCGGATTGGTGCCGACGGAAAAAAGGTAA
- a CDS encoding MFS transporter, with the protein MSIFTQMTKQQRIGLLFVILILFIDMLLYSLLIPIVPYFTEKLAPSSTMMGVLFSSYAVAMLIATPIFGPISDRIGRRTMLLIGLLGLAASTLLFAFSETMALLITARFVQGIAAAATWPTALALLADLFPSKMRGAVMGIALTAISTGTLLGAPIGGWLFEISDHRMPFLAAAAFTVINIVLVYLFLKEDTTRTVSEKLHVGGFIRNPQVIFIAGIVLLAEISLCLLEPTLPVFFTEKLSMTPTTIGLLFGVMTLAYGLIAPVAGSLSSRMNPYKLMLGGIITLAVFLPFLAWADSLWQAMLAMALVGASIGFTLSPTLGTLGAIIDQGGSGAYGTAYSLFNMFHGIGMVAGPLAGGILTDLLPVSSVLLIVAASILGFGILLFVQLKASKSARLSTNESEMKF; encoded by the coding sequence ATGTCCATTTTTACACAAATGACCAAACAACAACGAATAGGACTTTTGTTTGTCATCCTGATCCTTTTTATCGACATGCTACTGTACAGCTTGTTGATTCCGATTGTTCCTTATTTTACCGAAAAGCTTGCGCCCTCCTCCACCATGATGGGCGTGCTGTTTAGTAGCTATGCGGTCGCGATGCTCATTGCCACCCCTATTTTCGGGCCGATATCCGATCGGATCGGCAGACGGACCATGCTTTTGATCGGCTTGCTCGGTCTCGCCGCCTCCACGTTATTGTTTGCTTTCTCTGAGACAATGGCCTTGTTGATTACCGCTCGTTTTGTTCAAGGTATTGCTGCTGCGGCTACATGGCCAACTGCCCTTGCCCTCTTGGCGGATTTGTTCCCATCCAAAATGCGCGGAGCTGTAATGGGAATTGCATTGACGGCGATTTCGACCGGTACATTGCTCGGAGCGCCGATTGGCGGATGGTTGTTTGAAATTAGTGACCATCGCATGCCTTTCCTGGCAGCAGCAGCCTTTACCGTGATCAATATTGTGCTGGTTTACTTGTTCTTGAAGGAAGACACGACGAGAACTGTCAGTGAAAAGCTTCATGTCGGTGGATTCATCCGAAATCCGCAAGTCATCTTTATCGCTGGAATCGTATTGTTGGCTGAGATTTCCCTTTGTTTGCTGGAACCGACGTTGCCCGTATTTTTTACAGAGAAACTCAGCATGACACCGACAACGATTGGTCTTTTGTTTGGGGTCATGACACTCGCCTACGGACTGATCGCCCCAGTTGCCGGCTCTCTTTCCAGCCGTATGAATCCGTATAAGCTCATGCTTGGCGGGATCATTACGCTGGCTGTGTTTCTGCCATTTTTGGCGTGGGCAGATTCCCTCTGGCAGGCAATGCTCGCAATGGCCTTGGTCGGGGCTAGTATTGGCTTTACCTTATCGCCAACCTTGGGTACGTTGGGGGCCATCATTGACCAAGGAGGAAGCGGTGCATACGGCACGGCATACTCTCTCTTTAATATGTTTCACGGAATCGGAATGGTTGCAGGCCCACTCGCAGGGGGAATTTTGACGGATTTACTGCCTGTATCCTCTGTCCTCCTGATCGTGGCAGCGTCCATCCTTGGTTTCGGCATTTTACTTTTTGTCCAATTAAAAGCAAGCAAATCAGCCCGTCTCAGCACCAATGAAAGCGAGATGAAATTTTGA
- the yqeH gene encoding ribosome biogenesis GTPase YqeH produces MTEQMHGSCAGCGIAIQTADAKKPGYAPESALGRKVIICQRCYRIKHYNEVAPVGMGDDDFLKILDGIGSTQALVVMVVDIFDFQGSWLKGLPRFVGKNPILLVGNKVDLLPKNINLNRVRNWMQHEAKERGLRPEDVVLISAQKGLHIDELLNRIGELRKGRDVYIVGVTNVGKSTMINRILHDYGAAELEITTSPFPGTTLDKIEIPLEDGRSIFDTPGIINRDQIGHMVSPTDLRKITPTSRINSKVYQLDNGQSLFLGGLARIDFVRGERQPLIVYADNDLYIHRTKLEKADEVMEKHHGTLLVPPTGEEAAKALPPFVKHTFKINKSTTTTDIVISGLGWVSIQGKHEASVVVHAPKGVSVGMRKGLI; encoded by the coding sequence ATGACGGAACAAATGCATGGCTCTTGTGCTGGATGTGGGATTGCCATTCAGACAGCAGATGCAAAAAAGCCTGGCTATGCACCTGAATCCGCGCTTGGCAGAAAGGTAATTATTTGCCAGCGTTGTTATCGCATCAAGCATTATAATGAAGTTGCTCCCGTAGGAATGGGCGATGACGACTTCCTTAAGATCTTGGACGGCATCGGCTCTACGCAGGCGCTTGTTGTGATGGTTGTCGATATTTTTGATTTCCAAGGCTCCTGGCTCAAAGGGTTGCCGCGCTTTGTCGGGAAAAACCCGATCTTGCTCGTAGGTAACAAGGTTGATCTGCTGCCAAAAAATATCAATCTAAACCGCGTACGCAACTGGATGCAGCACGAAGCAAAAGAACGCGGACTGCGCCCAGAGGATGTCGTACTTATCAGCGCGCAAAAAGGACTTCATATCGATGAACTGTTGAATCGCATTGGAGAGCTGCGCAAAGGTCGAGATGTTTACATTGTCGGTGTGACAAACGTAGGAAAGTCGACCATGATCAACCGCATCTTGCATGACTACGGTGCGGCTGAGCTGGAGATTACGACTTCGCCATTCCCGGGTACGACACTGGACAAAATCGAGATTCCGCTCGAGGATGGCCGCTCTATTTTTGATACGCCGGGAATCATTAATCGTGACCAGATTGGACATATGGTATCCCCGACTGATCTGAGAAAGATTACCCCGACCAGCCGGATCAACTCCAAGGTGTATCAGCTCGATAATGGACAATCACTCTTTTTGGGTGGTTTAGCCCGTATCGACTTCGTACGCGGAGAGAGACAGCCGTTAATCGTCTATGCGGATAACGACCTGTACATTCATCGGACGAAGCTGGAAAAAGCGGATGAAGTGATGGAGAAGCATCACGGAACCTTGCTGGTACCGCCAACAGGAGAGGAAGCTGCGAAAGCACTTCCACCATTTGTGAAGCACACCTTTAAAATCAACAAGTCCACCACGACGACTGACATCGTAATTTCCGGTTTGGGCTGGGTCAGCATCCAAGGAAAACACGAAGCGAGTGTTGTCGTGCATGCACCTAAAGGCGTAAGTGTTGGGATGCGCAAAGGGCTGATCTAG
- the yqeK gene encoding bis(5'-nucleosyl)-tetraphosphatase (symmetrical) YqeK, with protein sequence MRLLDNREELLVRVRQQMHEKRYNHTLGVAASARELAERFGADPDKAELAGLLHDYCKCWPVEKMFEILVRHDMPTELLEGEKELWHAFAAAIVIQTDLGVTDADILQAVRYHTTGRAGMSLLEKVVCVADYIEPNRVYPGVDFIRAKAMHDLDAALALALGGTIQFLIEKQKTVFPLTLTAYNDLVSRKGREGGF encoded by the coding sequence ATGAGACTTTTGGATAATCGGGAAGAGCTTCTCGTTCGCGTACGGCAACAAATGCATGAAAAACGCTACAATCACACGCTAGGGGTGGCTGCGTCGGCTCGCGAGTTGGCTGAGAGATTCGGGGCTGATCCTGACAAAGCCGAGCTTGCTGGACTGTTGCACGATTACTGTAAGTGCTGGCCTGTGGAAAAAATGTTCGAGATTCTCGTTCGCCACGATATGCCTACAGAGCTTTTGGAAGGGGAAAAAGAGCTGTGGCACGCCTTTGCAGCTGCTATTGTGATCCAGACTGATCTGGGTGTAACGGATGCAGATATTTTACAAGCTGTTCGCTACCATACAACGGGTCGGGCTGGCATGTCCCTGTTAGAAAAAGTAGTCTGTGTGGCAGACTATATAGAACCAAACCGGGTTTACCCTGGTGTTGATTTTATTCGCGCCAAAGCCATGCATGATTTGGATGCCGCCCTGGCACTCGCCTTGGGAGGCACGATTCAATTTTTGATAGAGAAGCAAAAGACGGTTTTCCCGTTGACATTGACTGCATATAACGATTTGGTTTCCCGCAAAGGGAGAGAAGGAGGGTTTTAG
- a CDS encoding shikimate dehydrogenase, with amino-acid sequence MITSKTKLVGLFGHPVSHSQSPMMHNTAFSETGLGFAYAAFDVEPENLEDAVAGIRALGLKGINVTIPHKVAIMPMLDEIDPLAKRIGAVNTVVSRDGRLIGYNTDGMGYVRSLVEETGIVLEKQVVTMVGAGGAARAVAFTLAEQGVKEIRIINRSRERAAVLAEHVGTIVPTKIVEQGEGAAAIADSSLLINTTSIGMLPNVQETPVPAEWLHSGLTVSDLIYNPLETRLLKEARAIGATVHSGIGMFVNQGALAFELWTGERAPTGVMREVVLQQLQKTT; translated from the coding sequence ATGATTACAAGCAAAACAAAACTGGTTGGCCTGTTTGGACATCCAGTTTCCCACTCGCAATCACCGATGATGCACAATACAGCTTTTTCAGAGACCGGGTTGGGATTTGCCTATGCTGCGTTCGATGTTGAACCGGAAAATCTGGAAGATGCAGTCGCGGGTATTCGCGCCTTAGGCTTGAAAGGGATTAACGTCACGATCCCGCACAAGGTCGCTATCATGCCGATGCTGGATGAAATCGATCCGCTTGCCAAACGAATCGGGGCTGTCAATACCGTCGTTTCTCGTGATGGACGCTTGATTGGCTACAACACAGATGGTATGGGCTATGTTCGTTCGCTTGTGGAAGAGACGGGAATTGTTCTTGAAAAGCAAGTGGTAACCATGGTAGGGGCTGGAGGCGCTGCGCGTGCAGTGGCGTTTACCTTGGCTGAACAAGGAGTCAAGGAAATTCGCATCATCAATCGTTCCCGGGAAAGAGCCGCAGTATTGGCTGAGCATGTCGGGACGATTGTACCAACGAAAATCGTAGAACAGGGCGAAGGGGCAGCTGCCATCGCAGACTCTTCGCTGTTGATCAATACGACATCGATCGGAATGCTGCCAAACGTACAGGAGACACCTGTGCCAGCAGAATGGCTTCATTCTGGTTTAACCGTTAGCGATCTGATTTATAACCCGCTCGAAACGCGTCTGCTCAAAGAAGCGCGTGCCATCGGTGCCACTGTTCATTCCGGAATCGGCATGTTCGTGAATCAAGGTGCACTAGCTTTCGAGCTGTGGACGGGCGAACGAGCACCAACTGGGGTTATGCGTGAGGTCGTCTTGCAACAATTACAGAAAACAACCTGA
- a CDS encoding nicotinate-nucleotide adenylyltransferase, giving the protein MRQPIKQVGIMGGTFDPIHCGHLLAAEQAREQAGLDEVWFMPTHVPPHKKRESLTLAHHRLQMVQIAVSDHEVFRVTDVEFAREGPSYTYDTMVQLVRQFPDCRFSFIMGGDMVKILPKWYQYQELIHMVRFIGLARPGTELDLKSSEDVTFVEMPAWDISSTMIREKAATRKSIRYLVPDAVERYIKENRIYETFG; this is encoded by the coding sequence ATGAGACAGCCAATCAAGCAAGTAGGGATCATGGGAGGAACGTTTGACCCGATACATTGCGGGCACTTGCTGGCGGCAGAACAAGCCAGAGAGCAAGCGGGCCTGGATGAGGTCTGGTTTATGCCTACACACGTTCCACCGCACAAAAAGAGAGAGAGTCTGACGCTGGCGCATCACCGCTTGCAAATGGTTCAGATTGCCGTGTCTGATCACGAGGTCTTTCGTGTAACAGATGTAGAGTTCGCAAGAGAAGGTCCATCGTACACCTATGACACGATGGTTCAGCTCGTCAGGCAGTTCCCGGATTGCCGGTTTTCCTTTATCATGGGAGGAGATATGGTAAAAATCTTGCCCAAATGGTACCAGTACCAAGAGCTGATTCATATGGTACGCTTTATAGGTCTAGCGAGGCCAGGAACCGAACTGGACCTGAAATCGAGCGAGGACGTCACATTTGTGGAGATGCCTGCTTGGGACATTTCCTCCACGATGATTCGCGAGAAGGCAGCTACCAGGAAAAGCATCCGTTATCTTGTACCTGATGCCGTGGAGCGCTATATAAAGGAGAACCGAATCTATGAGACTTTTGGATAA
- a CDS encoding peroxiredoxin: MLKVGDLAPVFTATSTKGTIDLRDHIGKENIVLIFYPGDDTPICTKQLCAVQDHYTKIEQANTVVFGVNPGGIDKKRSFADKFRYEFPLIVDEDESIRKAYDVGKVLGLFFQQRIVYIIGKNGTIIYAKKGNPPVSELLQVIESQV, from the coding sequence ATGTTAAAGGTTGGAGACTTGGCTCCCGTCTTTACGGCGACGAGCACAAAAGGAACCATTGATCTTAGGGATCACATCGGCAAAGAAAATATCGTCCTCATCTTCTATCCGGGAGATGATACCCCGATTTGCACGAAGCAGCTATGTGCGGTTCAGGATCACTACACCAAAATCGAACAAGCAAACACAGTCGTTTTTGGCGTCAATCCAGGCGGCATTGACAAGAAACGCTCGTTTGCTGATAAGTTCCGTTATGAATTTCCATTAATCGTGGATGAAGACGAATCGATTCGAAAAGCATACGATGTTGGCAAGGTTCTCGGACTGTTTTTCCAGCAACGCATCGTGTACATCATAGGCAAAAACGGAACTATCATCTACGCCAAAAAAGGGAATCCTCCAGTATCAGAGCTGCTACAGGTAATCGAAAGCCAAGTCTAG
- a CDS encoding nuclear transport factor 2 family protein, with translation MKKIIVVFLLFLLVFPRFLFAEFFAEREMKMITTNYYQALIDEDYEKAFHTLYLYDVAEGKHPTDGTTLSDQEAKEFYMKKIAFLKAHHYKLKDYEIKKIRYEDGHTAFLEMKLEVEHDGQKFQYAETVHVWEEKVWIMGEEDDPFRTYRDGKMKFEIPVAPVN, from the coding sequence TTGAAGAAAATAATTGTTGTTTTTTTGCTTTTTCTACTTGTTTTTCCACGGTTCCTCTTCGCAGAGTTTTTTGCTGAACGTGAAATGAAAATGATAACCACAAACTATTATCAAGCGCTTATCGATGAAGACTATGAAAAAGCATTCCACACCCTTTATCTTTATGATGTTGCGGAGGGTAAGCATCCAACTGATGGCACAACGTTAAGTGACCAGGAAGCGAAAGAATTTTACATGAAAAAGATCGCTTTCTTAAAAGCTCATCATTACAAACTGAAAGATTATGAGATCAAAAAGATTAGATACGAAGATGGGCATACCGCCTTTCTTGAAATGAAGCTTGAAGTTGAGCACGATGGACAAAAATTTCAATATGCTGAAACCGTACATGTATGGGAAGAAAAGGTATGGATTATGGGGGAGGAGGACGATCCGTTCAGAACGTATCGGGATGGGAAAATGAAATTTGAAATTCCGGTAGCCCCAGTAAACTAA
- the rsfS gene encoding ribosome silencing factor — protein MVKTVEDLAQLVVKAVEDKKAENLKVLDIKKLSVIADYFMICHGNNERQVQAIVREIRDQAHKNGYDVRGIEGADEGRWVLVDLGDIVIHVFHREDREFYNLERLWKDAEEVSFSAQG, from the coding sequence GTGGTTAAAACAGTAGAAGATTTGGCACAGTTGGTTGTGAAGGCAGTAGAGGACAAGAAAGCAGAGAACTTGAAGGTGCTCGATATTAAAAAGCTGTCCGTGATCGCAGACTATTTCATGATTTGCCACGGAAACAACGAGCGTCAAGTACAGGCAATTGTTCGCGAAATCCGTGATCAAGCCCACAAAAACGGCTATGATGTCCGCGGTATCGAGGGAGCGGATGAAGGTCGCTGGGTACTGGTTGATCTGGGCGATATCGTTATTCACGTTTTCCATCGCGAAGATCGCGAGTTTTACAACCTGGAGCGCCTGTGGAAGGACGCAGAGGAAGTTTCCTTCAGCGCGCAAGGGTAA
- a CDS encoding YqeG family HAD IIIA-type phosphatase, which translates to MFLEKLMPSQFVESIHHIDIDQLKRNNIRAVITDLDNTLVEWDRPHATEEVINWLARMHEVGIQVTVVSNNNKERVDRFCAPLNLGFIYAAKKPTNRAFLQAVRQMNVTIAETVVIGDQLFTDVLGGNRLGFHTILVVPVAQTDGFWTRFNRQMERVALIWMERKGMVSWRRKA; encoded by the coding sequence GTGTTTTTAGAGAAGCTGATGCCTAGTCAGTTCGTCGAATCAATCCATCACATTGACATAGATCAATTGAAACGAAATAACATCCGTGCGGTGATTACAGACTTGGATAATACCTTGGTGGAATGGGACAGGCCACATGCAACAGAGGAGGTCATCAACTGGCTTGCTCGCATGCATGAGGTAGGCATACAGGTCACTGTTGTCTCCAACAACAACAAGGAGCGTGTAGACCGCTTCTGTGCCCCATTAAATCTCGGGTTTATTTATGCGGCCAAAAAGCCGACAAACCGTGCCTTCTTACAGGCAGTGCGGCAGATGAATGTAACCATCGCTGAGACTGTTGTCATTGGCGATCAATTGTTTACCGATGTGCTGGGAGGAAATCGATTAGGATTTCATACGATCCTGGTTGTTCCTGTGGCCCAGACGGATGGTTTTTGGACGCGCTTTAATCGTCAGATGGAGCGTGTGGCCCTTATTTGGATGGAGAGGAAAGGAATGGTTTCGTGGAGGAGAAAAGCATGA
- a CDS encoding N-acetyltransferase: MSLSIREITKENWRQIACLTVTEGQHSFIESNAFSIAQSGFEPEWISCGLYDKDIAVGYAMHGIEVENGRIWLDRFMIDARYQGKGYAKKFLRMLVDEMHKRYSCTRIYLSIHPENEFARTLYKSFGFTSNGEMDGPEEVMVLNLTNE; the protein is encoded by the coding sequence TTGAGCTTGTCTATTCGTGAAATTACAAAAGAAAATTGGCGCCAAATTGCCTGTTTGACTGTAACGGAAGGCCAACATTCCTTCATCGAGAGCAACGCTTTTTCCATCGCCCAATCAGGTTTTGAACCGGAATGGATATCATGCGGTCTGTATGACAAGGATATCGCTGTCGGTTATGCCATGCATGGAATCGAAGTAGAGAATGGTCGAATTTGGCTGGATCGCTTTATGATTGATGCTCGCTATCAGGGTAAGGGGTACGCCAAAAAGTTTCTGCGCATGCTCGTTGATGAAATGCACAAACGCTACAGTTGTACGCGCATTTACTTGAGTATTCATCCTGAAAATGAGTTCGCTCGGACGCTGTATAAGTCGTTCGGCTTTACCTCAAACGGCGAAATGGATGGTCCGGAGGAAGTGATGGTCCTCAACCTGACAAATGAATAG
- a CDS encoding gamma-glutamyl-gamma-aminobutyrate hydrolase family protein has product MRPIIGVACTKMYFPKNDLDQFFYVSSGYVNGIARSGGTPLILPLLTIQEAPFREMIESLDGLILSGGEDPAPHLYGEDPLQGLGDINYERDITELEIIKIALELKKPTLGICRGMQILNVACGGTLIQDIPSQVPGALQHAQKGSRQYGAHKITLQPGFVADALGKTEVLVNTSHHQAVKDIAPGFKVTGCAADGVIEAMESLDGLHVGVQWHPERMWAHDDDMLKIAEAFVARVKQLKLQATN; this is encoded by the coding sequence GTGCGTCCGATCATTGGTGTGGCATGTACGAAAATGTATTTTCCGAAGAACGATCTCGACCAGTTTTTCTATGTAAGTTCAGGCTATGTGAACGGAATTGCGCGCAGTGGCGGTACTCCACTGATCTTGCCATTGCTGACGATTCAGGAAGCTCCGTTTCGTGAGATGATCGAATCGCTGGACGGCTTGATTTTGTCCGGCGGTGAAGATCCTGCGCCGCATTTGTACGGCGAAGATCCGCTGCAAGGGCTGGGCGATATCAATTACGAAAGAGACATCACAGAGCTTGAGATTATCAAGATTGCGCTGGAGCTGAAAAAGCCAACCCTGGGCATTTGCCGCGGGATGCAAATTTTGAATGTGGCGTGTGGCGGCACCCTTATTCAAGATATCCCGAGCCAAGTACCAGGAGCATTACAGCATGCGCAGAAGGGTTCACGGCAATACGGGGCGCACAAGATTACTTTGCAACCTGGCTTTGTAGCGGATGCCCTTGGAAAGACAGAGGTGCTCGTGAACACCTCTCACCACCAAGCAGTCAAAGACATAGCACCGGGCTTCAAAGTCACAGGATGCGCGGCTGATGGTGTGATTGAGGCGATGGAAAGCCTCGACGGGCTACATGTGGGCGTACAGTGGCATCCAGAACGGATGTGGGCACACGACGACGACATGTTGAAGATTGCCGAGGCATTTGTTGCTCGGGTAAAGCAGTTGAAGCTGCAAGCGACTAACTAG
- a CDS encoding DNA polymerase IV produces MKKILHLDIDAFFASVEQLDRPELRGKPVIVGGTGNRGVVSTCSYEARKYGVRSAMPVAMARKKCPQGFYLPVRYSRYIEKSAEVRQIFTSYTERYQTVGLDEAYLDVSHYENAVPIARDIKRRIKRETGLTCSIGLSYNMSLAKIASDLKKPDALVIIRPEQALDVLRSLPIGTLHGVGKKSQELLAKKGIETVEDFWRLSLDEATTLFGKFGRSLYYRARGEDNREIEMDRAPKSSSRETTLPFDLFDRDAIAPIATSLLREVEEDIREEGVEPQTITLKIKYADFTQRTKQHKAVAGANWQELLDDLLDAFDYTAGVRLVGVGFSNFAEQQGERYEQLSMFSWKLGK; encoded by the coding sequence ATGAAAAAAATTCTTCACTTGGATATTGACGCATTTTTCGCTAGTGTAGAGCAGTTAGATCGCCCCGAATTGCGGGGGAAGCCGGTCATTGTCGGGGGAACGGGCAATCGCGGTGTCGTATCGACGTGCAGCTACGAGGCGCGCAAATACGGGGTTCGCTCCGCAATGCCTGTCGCCATGGCGAGGAAAAAATGTCCGCAAGGCTTTTATTTGCCTGTCCGCTATAGCCGTTATATCGAAAAATCTGCTGAGGTCAGACAAATATTTACTTCTTATACAGAGCGTTATCAAACAGTGGGTCTAGACGAGGCTTATTTAGACGTGTCCCATTATGAGAATGCGGTACCCATCGCCCGCGATATTAAGAGGCGAATCAAACGGGAGACCGGACTTACTTGCAGCATCGGACTTTCTTACAATATGTCGTTGGCTAAGATTGCCAGTGATTTGAAAAAGCCGGATGCCTTAGTAATCATTCGACCTGAGCAGGCTTTGGATGTGCTGCGGTCGTTGCCAATTGGCACCTTGCATGGAGTCGGCAAAAAGTCGCAAGAACTGCTAGCGAAAAAGGGGATTGAGACGGTAGAGGATTTTTGGAGGCTTTCACTCGATGAGGCCACTACATTATTTGGGAAGTTCGGTCGTTCCCTCTATTACCGGGCGAGGGGAGAAGACAATCGCGAAATCGAAATGGACCGCGCGCCGAAATCATCGAGCCGCGAAACGACACTCCCCTTTGATTTGTTTGACAGGGATGCGATTGCTCCTATTGCCACCTCCCTCTTGCGTGAGGTCGAAGAGGACATCCGCGAGGAAGGGGTCGAGCCCCAGACGATAACGCTAAAAATCAAGTACGCGGACTTTACCCAGCGGACCAAGCAGCACAAGGCTGTGGCTGGAGCCAATTGGCAGGAGTTGTTGGACGATTTGCTCGACGCCTTTGACTACACGGCAGGCGTTCGATTGGTGGGCGTAGGCTTTTCGAATTTTGCCGAGCAACAAGGAGAGCGGTACGAACAGCTCTCTATGTTTTCGTGGAAGCTGGGGAAGTAA